From Apium graveolens cultivar Ventura chromosome 9, ASM990537v1, whole genome shotgun sequence, the proteins below share one genomic window:
- the LOC141685023 gene encoding uncharacterized protein LOC141685023 produces the protein MNPLFLYPSDNTSSIQVNKLQGSSDYRAWRRSMEINLSSKRKLGFLTDTVLVPTDDPVKTEMWETCNNMIIAWITSNVSPTIKGSFMCMSSARDIWVNLEKCFVLTNGSRKYKLNKEVYETKQAELLITEYYTSLKTIWKELDALNALPVVANPQPDVNKLLETINTQKEEVGLFNF, from the coding sequence ATGAATCCACTGTTTCTTTATCCTTCGGACAACACAAGTTCGATACAAGTGAACAAGCTTCAAGGCTCATCTGATTACAGAGCATGGAGACGCTCAATGGAGATAAATCTATCTTCCAAAAGAAAGTTGGGCTTCTTGACAGATACTGTTCTTGTTCCTACAGATGATCCTGTTAAAACTGAAATGTGGGAAACTTGCAATAACATGATTATAGCTTGGATAACTAGCAATGTATCACCTACAATCAAAGGATCTTTTATGTGCATGTCCTCTGCTAGAGATATATGGGTAAACCTAGAAAAATGCTTTGTTTTAACTAATGGTAGTCGAAAGTACAAGTTGAACAAAGAGGTCTATGAAACAAAACAAGCTGAGTTGTTAATCACAGAATATTACACATCTTTAAAAACCATTTGGAAAGAGCTAGATGCTTTGAATGCTTTACCAGTTGTAGCTAATCCTCAACCTGATGTTAATAAATTGCTTGAGACCATAAATACCCAAAAGGAGGAGGTCGGGTTGTTCAATTTTTGA
- the LOC141684787 gene encoding uncharacterized protein LOC141684787: MAPSTDCEGEGEGSDRENCCSSPFIDRRIYNETPTCRTRYPVSVRLRAYMFDGLGNYCNKDWDLQEGSGQQFCWYHVELPRGNQKLSQSGQYLIDALCPPLKLQDILSLLSNGPFCGYVDGALVFRVNSPAPASSQYTFKIAARVTESSVITVSLGRIPRLGFSPVGQSLLLDVPSVESPTYIRGEQKEKSGTVIAEHVLDFLLRMNHSEEADNAVPKCVSNLVVHIIDTHVDHLQDVVTTLESELDSIEFELDKGSFALKEKLLEDRRFPRMHLDLQRLLQVIAHGEQVFPRVKEKCSSKDWFASEDINSIEELCGGLRRLKENVGFIVNRVTAVQAGLDNWQAEQINKKLYYLSFLSIIFLPLSIITGVFGMNVGGVPWTGQDDPELKDGFLNVVWLSAGTLLLILMLFLFPALCTRLTAWHGKRKIRKSWNRSLFSRRNGYMRL; the protein is encoded by the exons ATGGCCCCGAGTACTGATTGTGAAGGAGAAGGGGAGGGAAGTGACAGGGAGAATTGTTGTAGTTCACCTTTCATTGACAGACGTATTTATAATGAAACGCCTACTTGTAGAACCCGCTATCCGGTTTCAGTTAGACTGAGAGCATATATGTTTGATGGATTAGGGAATTATTGTAATAAGGATTGGGATCTTCAAGAGGGCAGTGGACAGCAGTTCTGTTGGTACCATGTAGAGCTTCCTAGAGGGAACCAGAAATTGTCACAATCTGGACAATACCTTATTGATGCTCTCTGTCCACCGTTGAAACTTCAGGATATTCTATCGCTTCTTAGTAATGGACCCTTTTGTGGTTATGTAGATGGTGCTCTTGTTTTTAGAGTCAATTCACCTGCACCTGCATCTAGCCAATATACTTTCAAAATTGCAGCGAGGGTTACTGAGAGTTCGGTTATAACTGTATCTTTGGGTCGAATTCCTAGATTGGGTTTCTCACCGGTTGGTCAGTCACTACTTTTAGATGTTCCTAGCGTAGAAAGCCCCACTTACATTAGGGGAGAGCAGAAGGAAAAGAGTGGAACTGTGATTGCAGAACATGTTCTTGACTTTTTGTTGCGGATGAATCATTCAGAGGAGGCAGATAATGCTGTGCCAAAGTGTGTATCGAATCTTGTTGTTCACATTATTGACACACATGTGGATCACCTCCAGGATGTTGTGACAACACTTGAATCGGAGCTAGATTCAATAGAGTTTGAATTGGATAAAG GCAGTTTTGCTCTAAAGGAGAAGTTACTAGAGGATAGACGGTTCCCAAGGATGCATCTTGACTTGCAGCGCCTGCTGCAG GTGATTGCACACGGGGAACAAGTATTTCCACGAGTCAAGGAAAAATGCTCTTCAAAAGATTGGTTTGCCAGTGAAGACATCAATTCGATTGAAGAGTTATGTGGGGGACTAAGGCGACTAAAAGAGAATGTCGGGTTCATAGTCAATCGTGTCACAGCCGTCCAAGCAGGTCTTGACAATTGGCAAGCAGAACAGATCAACAAAAAGCTATACTACCTTTCATTCTTGTCAATCATATTTCTTCCTTTGTCTATAATCACCGGAG TGTTTGGAATGAACGTGGGAGGAGTTCCATGGACAGGACAAGATGATCCAGAGCTGAAAGATGGTTTTCTAAATGTTGTTTGGTTGAGCGCGGGAACACTACTTTTGATACTGATGCTCTTCCTTTTTCCAGCACTTTGCACTCGTTTAACTGCTTGGCACGGCAAGAGAAAGATAAGGAAAAGCTGGAACAGAAGTTTGTTTTCCAGAAGAAATGGCTACATGCGGCTTTAA
- the LOC141685024 gene encoding uncharacterized protein LOC141685024 encodes MMMKWAVELGQFDLEYMPRTAIKGQALADFLLEFDSEVDDKALMVLHPSYPKEVSEELPHPWWILHVDGAVNNGEAGAVIVLVSPEGHHMMSAIHFKFYTTNNDAEYQALINGLKISLEIGVRNLIAKSDSELVVNQVNGGFQARGPRTKLYLRYTQRLIGRFKEVCLECIPQEKNNNVNVLAKMGSQQEAVLLGSIPLEIQEIPSIP; translated from the coding sequence ATGATGATGAAATGGGCCgtggagttgggacagtttgactTGGAATACATGCCTCGCACGGCGATCAAAGGACAAGCCCTAGCTGATTTCTTACtagaatttgattctgaagttgacGATAAGGCTTTGATGGTGTTGCATCCGTCTTATCCTAAAGAAGTTTCGGAAGAGCTCCCACATCCATGGTGGATTTTACATGTGGATGGAGCAGTTAATAATGGAGAAGCAGGCGCGGTCATAGTGCTTGTATCTCCGGAGGGCCATCATATGATGAGCGCAATTCACTTTAAATTCTATACGACAAATAATGATGCGGAATATCAAGCACTGATTAATGGCCTAAAAATTTCTTTGGAAATAGGAGTGCGAAATCTGATTGCAAAGAGTGACTCAGAGTTGGTGGTCAACCAGGTGAATGGGGGGTTTCAAGCTCGAGGACCGCGAACAAAATTGTATTTGAGGTACACGCAGCGCCTGATTGGAAGGTTTAAAGAGGTTTGTCTGGAATGTATACCGCAGGAAAAGAACAACAATGTGAATGTTCTGGCAAAAATGGGATCCCAGCAGGAGGCTGTGTTATTGGGATCTATACCCTTAGAAATCCAGGAGATTCCTAGTATCCCATAA